CTGAGTTACTTCTTATCCCATCAACCACTTCCTGTATAGCCAAAGCTCCAGAGGTTTTGGATTTACAGCTGGTAGGTTTAACACCATCTTGGTTGCTCGTAACAAGAGCAAGCCCATCAGCTACAGAACTCGGTGCATCCTCTCCCATTGCTCTTTGGTCATTAGTAGGCAATGACATAGTGTTTTGTCTATCAGGCAAAGAATTTGCTTGCTTTTCCAACACTGGAACAGGAGTTTTACTAGGCGCTTCTAACGCTAAAACGTGGGTTGGTCTCTCCTGTATTTTCAAATGCTTTCCAGACGAAACTGCATCTCTTTTCTCAGAAACTTGTTTCCTAGGTATGTCATGCTCATCATCACTTAGGAGTATCACATCATCAGGTACACTCTGTGAACTCTTTTTTCCACTTGTGGACTTAGCAGCTGTCATAGAgatgccttcttcttctttgactgGCTTCATACAGTGGCTTGGTGTTAATTGCTCCTCCTTGACTTTCAGAAGTAGCGTCTTTTCTAACCCTCTACTTAGATCTTCTCTCGATGTTACTTTTAACTGAAAATCTTTCCCTAAAAGTGCAGCTGCTTGTGGTTCTTCCTCACCAGTCTCCATCTTGCTTCCTGAGAGGTGTTCACTTAAAGCCAATCCCAAATCTTGACGCGCCCATCTATACACAGAACTAAGTTTTCCTTCCACAGCCTCAAGAAGAACATTCAGTTCATCCATATCATAGCGAAACAGATAACATTTAGCAACCCACGGACACGAACACAGCTGCTTCACATGAGTCAAACATGAGTACTTCTCCGGGGAACAACGGCAACAAGCAGCGGAGAGGTGCAAATCAAAGAAGCATATACAACACTCTCTCTCGTTGGGTAGCATCGAAATTA
The sequence above is drawn from the Brassica oleracea var. oleracea cultivar TO1000 unplaced genomic scaffold, BOL UnpScaffold00891, whole genome shotgun sequence genome and encodes:
- the LOC106320357 gene encoding putative lysine-specific demethylase JMJ16 encodes the protein MLPNERECCICFFDLHLSAACCRCSPEKYSCLTHVKQLCSCPWVAKCYLFRYDMDELNVLLEAVEGKLSSVYRWARQDLGLALSEHLSGSKMETGEEEPQAAALLGKDFQLKVTSREDLSRGLEKTLLLKVKEEQLTPSHCMKPVKEEEGISMTAAKSTSGKKSSQSVPDDVILLSDDEHDIPRKQVSEKRDAVSSGKHLKIQERPTHVLALEAPSKTPVPVLEKQANSLPDRQNTMSLPTNDQRAMGEDAPSSVADGLALVTSNQDGVKPTSCKSKTSGALAIQEVVDGIRSNSGTPSCSQNNSPDRIIRQKGPRIAKVVRRINCNVEPLNYGSVLSGKSWCNRRAIFPKGFRSRVKYINVLDPTRMSFYVSEILDAGRNSPLFMVYLEGVPSEVFAHLSPTRCWEMVRDRVNQEISKQHKAGKLDLPPLQPSGSPDGFEMFGYTSPAILQAIEALDVNRVCIEYWESRPYSRPQVQFPANALLLREANTSIQSSDVRNLQKAPRQRLLPAGAKSNLKVLLKKANMEELSSLQEVLSESNIDLVTELVKEEIQKRC